One region of Priestia megaterium genomic DNA includes:
- a CDS encoding tetratricopeptide repeat protein has translation MGIHAQYVMNQLEEGKWKEIKREIQQEMKKKPQASDLYCYLAVCLAKQIEESIIFEKMVLNLEMDRALHQALTLNPSSSLAHFVRGIKYRETPLMFGGNYEKSLFYLQKAQDLGFEGIMLPLELAKTYIQLKEMEKAKEQIAYAREINPTHADIKKVENMLQTGR, from the coding sequence GTGGGAATACATGCACAATACGTCATGAATCAGCTAGAAGAGGGAAAGTGGAAAGAGATCAAGCGCGAAATTCAACAAGAAATGAAGAAAAAACCTCAAGCATCTGATTTGTACTGTTACTTAGCCGTTTGTTTAGCAAAGCAAATTGAAGAATCAATTATCTTTGAAAAAATGGTATTGAACTTAGAAATGGACCGGGCTCTTCATCAGGCATTAACATTAAATCCATCTTCAAGCTTGGCGCACTTCGTTCGAGGAATAAAATATCGGGAAACTCCGCTTATGTTTGGAGGGAATTACGAAAAATCGCTGTTTTATTTGCAGAAGGCGCAAGATCTTGGTTTTGAAGGGATTATGCTGCCGCTCGAACTCGCCAAAACCTATATTCAATTAAAAGAAATGGAAAAAGCGAAAGAACAAATCGCCTATGCTCGGGAAATCAATCCTACGCACGCGGACATTAAAAAAGTCGAAAACATGCTCCAAACAGGACGATGA
- a CDS encoding YjcZ family sporulation protein, whose amino-acid sequence MGAKGGFGFSFIVVLFILLVIVGCSCYY is encoded by the coding sequence ATGGGCGCAAAAGGCGGTTTTGGTTTTTCATTTATCGTTGTTTTATTTATCCTATTAGTAATCGTAGGGTGTTCTTGCTACTACTAA
- a CDS encoding YjcZ family sporulation protein, whose amino-acid sequence MGKQNFALIVVLFVLLVIVGASGFRF is encoded by the coding sequence GTGGGAAAACAAAATTTTGCGTTAATCGTTGTGTTATTTGTTTTACTTGTTATTGTAGGTGCGTCTGGCTTTCGCTTTTAA
- a CDS encoding TrkH family potassium uptake protein, translating to MKKKIVRLTPPQLLVSIFGGGIIIGALLLMMPFSTTEPIRWVDALFTSTSAMTVTGLAVVDTGTRFTVIGQTIIMLLIQIGGLGIMSFAVLIFMMLGKKIGFKERMLVQQALNQTSVGGVVLLVKRLFIFSFLIEFVALIFLAIRWVPEFGWSKGLFFSLFHSISAFNNAGFGLLSDSLVQYVGDPVINITISFLFIIGGLGFTVLADMWVKKSYKKLTLHSKIMIISTFAINVIAMLFIFFLEYGNSHTLGSLSLGDKVWASYFQAVTTRTAGFNSIDIGSLHDSTIFLMVMLMFIGAGSASTGGGIKLTTFVVIVFSVWAFLRSREDIVLLKRRLLPLHVFKALAITMISIMFVFGAIFLLNISENLPFIKIMFEVVSAFGTVGLSMGATPELSYFGRVIIIFIMFLGKVGPLTLAFSLSKQKREAVRYPNEDIMLG from the coding sequence ATGAAAAAAAAAATTGTTAGGCTTACGCCGCCGCAGCTGCTTGTCTCCATTTTTGGCGGAGGAATTATTATTGGTGCTCTTTTATTAATGATGCCTTTTTCTACTACTGAGCCAATCCGGTGGGTAGACGCCCTTTTTACATCTACTTCCGCTATGACAGTGACCGGCTTAGCCGTCGTAGATACAGGTACGCGTTTTACCGTCATCGGTCAAACGATTATTATGCTGTTAATTCAAATAGGCGGTCTTGGCATTATGTCATTTGCCGTGCTGATTTTTATGATGCTAGGTAAAAAAATTGGATTTAAAGAGCGTATGCTCGTTCAGCAGGCATTAAATCAAACGAGCGTCGGCGGAGTTGTCCTGCTAGTTAAAAGGCTGTTTATCTTTTCATTTTTAATTGAGTTTGTTGCACTTATCTTTTTAGCGATACGCTGGGTTCCGGAATTCGGATGGTCTAAGGGGCTATTCTTTAGCTTGTTTCATTCAATTTCAGCTTTTAATAACGCAGGGTTCGGACTATTATCTGACAGCTTAGTTCAGTATGTAGGAGATCCCGTTATTAACATAACGATTTCCTTTTTGTTTATTATTGGTGGGTTAGGATTTACCGTTCTTGCTGATATGTGGGTAAAAAAATCGTATAAAAAACTAACGCTGCATTCAAAAATTATGATTATCAGCACGTTTGCCATTAACGTGATTGCCATGCTTTTTATTTTTTTCTTAGAGTACGGCAATTCACATACACTTGGAAGTTTGTCATTAGGAGACAAAGTGTGGGCGTCTTATTTTCAAGCGGTAACAACACGCACAGCAGGTTTTAATAGTATCGATATAGGAAGTCTACATGATTCCACCATATTTTTAATGGTTATGTTAATGTTCATAGGTGCAGGGAGTGCGTCAACAGGAGGAGGTATTAAACTAACAACGTTTGTGGTGATTGTCTTTTCTGTATGGGCATTTTTACGAAGCAGGGAAGATATTGTGCTGTTAAAGAGACGGCTTCTTCCTCTTCATGTGTTTAAGGCACTAGCCATTACGATGATTTCGATTATGTTTGTGTTTGGGGCCATTTTTCTATTAAATATCTCAGAAAACCTGCCGTTTATAAAAATTATGTTTGAAGTGGTTTCTGCGTTTGGAACAGTGGGGTTATCGATGGGAGCAACTCCTGAGCTTTCATACTTTGGACGCGTGATTATTATCTTTATCATGTTTTTAGGAAAAGTGGGGCCATTAACCCTTGCGTTTTCATTATCTAAGCAAAAGCGTGAAGCCGTTCGCTATCCAAACGAAGATATAATGCTAGGATAG